One window from the genome of Schistocerca piceifrons isolate TAMUIC-IGC-003096 chromosome 1, iqSchPice1.1, whole genome shotgun sequence encodes:
- the LOC124775519 gene encoding 23 kDa integral membrane protein-like has protein sequence MLSCGMSCVKYLLFSFNISGMVIALFALHDISYYDLFFGGSVLAGCMLLVTVGVIVFIVAFFGCYGALKENRCMVITFSVLLFIIFIMEIDGGITAYVLKDVLRDEIDTQLNSTLSTYKNYEDIRRSWDILQTDFHCCGVNGPDDWAKASLKIPTSCCDGHDVNEPCKESVYQKGCVDFLEKFISQHAVIVCGVGVGIAFIQEVGIILACSLAESIKKRYQAL, from the exons ATGTTGTCCTGTGGGATGTCTTGCGTGAAGTATTTACTGTTCTCTTTCAAC ATTTCTGGTATGGTAATTGCTTTATTTGCTCTTCATGATATATCGTATTATGATCTATTCTTTGGTGGAAGTGTTCTTGCTGGATGTATGCTGCTAGTTACGGTTGGAGTCATTGTTTTTATAGTTGCATTCTTTGGTTGCTATGGAGCACTGAAGGAAAATCGTTGTATGGTAATTACA TTTTCAGTGCTACTTTTCATCATCTTCATTATGGAAATAGATGGGGGTATAACAGCTTATGTCTTGAAGGATGTTTTGAGAGATGAGATAGATACTCAGTTAAATAGCACACTTTCTACCTACAAAAACTATGAAGATATTCGAAGATCATGGGACATCTTGCAAACAGAT TTCCATTGTTGTGGTGTCAATGGACCTGATGACTGGGCTAAAGCAAGTTTGAAGATACCTACCTCATGCTGTGATGGCCATGATGTTAATGAGCCATGTAAAGAATCAGTATATCAGAAAGGTTGCGTGGACTTCCTTGAAAAGTTCATCAGTCAGCATGCTGTAATTGTTTGTGGCGTTGGAGTAGGAATTGCTTTCATTCAG GAGGTTGGCATAATTCTAGCATGCTCCTTGGCAGAGTCAATTAAAAAAAGATACCAGGCTCTGTGA